One window of Jannaschia sp. CCS1 genomic DNA carries:
- a CDS encoding metallophosphoesterase, whose protein sequence is MLKAMRSILGRKTRAATPRAVATSDTQDMPLPRRQTYIIGDIHGRADLLELMLELIDAHIGGTSAEHPMLVFVGDYIDFGPDSAVVLARMRELQESFPNNVRCLMGSHERMMLDFLADPATRGPRWLRSGAVETLRSFGVPTADLETSLEFDAFPKAAHTLRRRLPSDTLKWLENLPLSWSSGNLWAVHAGADPGHDMDDQSARVLLWGHPEFDGGPRDDDVWIAHGHTEVETPKVTEARIATDTGAWHTGRLTACAVRPDGRYDFLQT, encoded by the coding sequence ATGTTGAAGGCGATGCGATCCATTCTGGGGCGAAAGACGCGGGCGGCGACGCCCAGGGCGGTCGCGACGTCTGACACACAAGATATGCCGTTGCCCCGGCGGCAGACCTACATCATAGGCGATATCCACGGGCGTGCCGACCTGTTGGAGCTGATGCTGGAGCTGATCGACGCCCATATTGGCGGCACCAGCGCAGAGCATCCGATGTTGGTCTTCGTCGGCGATTACATCGATTTTGGGCCGGACTCGGCTGTGGTTCTGGCGCGGATGCGCGAGTTGCAGGAGAGTTTCCCCAACAATGTCAGATGCTTGATGGGAAGCCATGAGCGGATGATGCTCGACTTCCTGGCCGATCCTGCCACACGTGGGCCTCGGTGGCTGCGTTCCGGCGCGGTGGAGACCCTGCGGTCTTTCGGGGTGCCAACGGCGGATCTGGAAACCAGCCTCGAGTTTGATGCCTTCCCCAAAGCCGCCCACACCCTGCGCCGGCGGCTGCCATCTGACACGTTGAAATGGCTGGAAAATCTGCCACTTAGCTGGTCTTCGGGCAATCTGTGGGCGGTCCATGCCGGGGCGGATCCGGGCCACGATATGGACGATCAATCGGCGCGTGTGCTGCTGTGGGGGCACCCGGAATTTGATGGCGGTCCCCGCGACGACGACGTCTGGATCGCCCATGGCCACACCGAAGTCGAAACGCCCAAAGTGACCGAGGCGCGGATCGCCACGGATACGGGCGCCTGGCACACGGGCCGCCTGACGGCCTGCGCGGTGCGGCCCGATGGGCGGTACGATTTCCTTCAGACCTGA
- the mnhG gene encoding monovalent cation/H(+) antiporter subunit G codes for MIVEYVIAGLIILGGFFCFVAGLGVLRLPDVLIRMHASTKAGTLGAGLILIAVAVSFGDITTITRAVATILFLLITAPVAAHMIGRAAFRAGVPLWNTKIEDGAQEKLSR; via the coding sequence ATGATCGTCGAATATGTCATCGCCGGGCTGATCATTCTGGGCGGCTTCTTCTGCTTTGTGGCTGGCCTCGGCGTGTTGCGCCTGCCCGATGTGCTGATCCGCATGCATGCCTCCACCAAGGCCGGGACATTGGGGGCGGGTCTGATCTTGATCGCCGTGGCCGTGTCCTTCGGCGACATCACCACGATCACGCGCGCCGTGGCGACGATCCTCTTCCTGCTGATCACGGCCCCGGTCGCCGCCCATATGATCGGTCGGGCCGCGTTCCGTGCCGGAGTGCCGCTTTGGAACACGAAGATCGAAGACGGGGCGCAAGAGAAGCTGTCGCGTTAG
- a CDS encoding monovalent cation/H+ antiporter complex subunit F, giving the protein MSPVLSIAIDISFILVMLGVVGGFIRLVRGPSLPDRIVALDMMTVLIVSFCGLYAMLAGDTAFVDVAIVVAIIGFLATVALARFVDRSHRRSDPTPPKQSIRREDAP; this is encoded by the coding sequence ATGAGCCCGGTTCTGTCCATCGCCATCGACATCTCGTTCATCCTCGTGATGCTGGGTGTTGTCGGCGGCTTCATCCGTCTCGTCAGAGGCCCGTCGCTGCCCGACCGTATCGTCGCGCTGGACATGATGACCGTCCTCATCGTCAGTTTTTGTGGCCTCTACGCCATGCTGGCGGGGGATACGGCCTTTGTCGATGTGGCGATTGTCGTGGCGATCATCGGTTTTCTGGCCACCGTGGCGCTGGCCCGCTTCGTGGACCGCAGCCACCGCCGCTCGGACCCGACGCCGCCGAAACAATCCATCCGCAGGGAGGACGCGCCATGA
- a CDS encoding Na+/H+ antiporter subunit E gives MNIFALNVALAIAWAALTGDITLPNILIGFALGSAALFVTRPLYPGCERYFTRATSWVKLILAFLWELVEGSIQVVGDVLTPQHRSRPGIIAVPLDTHREMSLLVLTNYISLTPGTLSLDVTEDCRTLYIHAMFADDPDAIRASIKNGVEMRVKEAME, from the coding sequence ATGAATATATTTGCCCTCAACGTCGCGCTGGCCATCGCCTGGGCCGCCCTGACCGGCGACATTACCCTGCCGAATATTCTGATCGGGTTCGCGCTGGGCTCTGCCGCGCTGTTCGTCACGCGGCCGCTCTATCCGGGGTGTGAGCGCTACTTCACCCGCGCCACGAGCTGGGTGAAGCTGATCCTCGCGTTTCTGTGGGAATTGGTCGAAGGCTCGATCCAGGTCGTGGGGGACGTGCTGACACCGCAGCACCGCTCCCGCCCCGGGATCATCGCGGTGCCCCTCGACACCCATCGCGAGATGTCGCTGCTGGTCCTGACCAATTACATTTCGCTGACCCCCGGCACCCTGTCGCTGGACGTGACCGAGGATTGCAGGACACTCTACATCCACGCGATGTTCGCCGATGATCCCGATGCCATCCGCGCCTCGATCAAGAATGGCGTGGAGATGCGCGTGAAGGAGGCCATGGAATGA
- a CDS encoding Na+/H+ antiporter subunit D — MSWILAAPIIIPFATAVLAFLFRHGPEGRWLSVLGSAALLIASIILMVEVWDQGVVAAQMGAWPAPFGITLVADLLSAVMVVITGITGLAIAIYALADIEERKEKLGYHALYQVLLAGVCGAFLTGDLFNLYVWFEVMLISSFGLLVIGGNRQQLDGGIKYVTLNLVSTVMFLSGIGLLYGMTGTLNMADLHTAVQEVENPGLLVVVAMMFMVAFGVKAAVFPLFFWLPASYHTPAISVSAIFAGLLTKVGVYSLMRMFTLVFTTDIAYTHTILLWVAGFTMVTGVLGAAAMNDFRRILSFHIVSQIGYMILGLALFTPLAIVGAVFYLVHHIIVKANLFLVAGVARRIAGSTELNQIGGLYKTAPLLALLFLIPAFSLAGFPPLSGFWAKFILVKAALEGGGYVIAGIALAVGLLTIYSMTKIWGNAFWKPHPAGLEPKLSTLPAKDRAALLVPIAALALLTCIIGLFPEPFVIFAERAADQLLNPQSYIDAVLGGANG; from the coding sequence ATGAGCTGGATCCTCGCCGCCCCGATCATCATCCCCTTCGCCACCGCCGTGCTGGCCTTCCTCTTCCGCCATGGGCCGGAGGGGCGCTGGCTGTCGGTTCTGGGCTCCGCCGCGCTGCTGATCGCGTCGATCATCCTGATGGTGGAGGTCTGGGACCAGGGCGTTGTGGCCGCACAGATGGGTGCATGGCCCGCGCCCTTCGGCATCACGCTGGTGGCCGATCTGCTGTCTGCCGTCATGGTGGTGATCACCGGCATCACGGGTCTCGCCATCGCCATCTACGCGCTGGCCGATATCGAGGAGCGGAAGGAAAAGCTCGGCTACCACGCCCTCTATCAGGTGCTTCTGGCGGGCGTTTGTGGCGCCTTCCTGACGGGTGACCTCTTCAACCTCTACGTCTGGTTTGAGGTCATGTTGATCTCGTCGTTCGGTCTTCTGGTCATTGGCGGCAACCGGCAACAGCTGGATGGCGGCATCAAATACGTCACCCTCAACCTCGTCTCCACGGTCATGTTCCTGTCGGGCATCGGCCTGCTCTATGGCATGACCGGAACGCTCAACATGGCGGATTTACACACAGCGGTGCAGGAGGTTGAGAATCCCGGCCTCCTTGTCGTCGTGGCGATGATGTTCATGGTGGCCTTCGGAGTGAAAGCGGCGGTCTTCCCGCTGTTCTTCTGGCTGCCCGCCAGCTACCACACGCCCGCCATTTCCGTCTCCGCGATCTTCGCAGGCCTGCTGACCAAAGTCGGCGTCTATTCCCTGATGCGGATGTTCACGCTCGTCTTCACGACCGACATTGCCTACACCCACACGATCCTTCTGTGGGTCGCGGGGTTCACCATGGTGACGGGCGTCCTGGGCGCGGCGGCGATGAACGATTTCCGTCGCATCCTGTCATTCCACATCGTGTCCCAGATCGGTTACATGATCCTTGGTCTGGCGCTGTTCACCCCGCTCGCCATAGTGGGCGCGGTCTTCTATCTGGTCCACCATATCATCGTGAAAGCGAACCTGTTCCTCGTGGCGGGGGTTGCGCGGCGCATTGCGGGCTCGACCGAGTTGAACCAGATCGGCGGACTTTACAAAACCGCGCCCTTGTTGGCGCTCCTTTTCCTTATCCCCGCGTTTTCCCTTGCAGGTTTCCCGCCTTTGTCCGGGTTTTGGGCGAAGTTCATTCTGGTCAAGGCCGCCCTTGAAGGCGGTGGATATGTCATCGCAGGCATCGCGCTCGCCGTGGGTTTGCTGACCATCTACTCGATGACGAAAATCTGGGGGAATGCCTTCTGGAAACCGCACCCGGCGGGGTTGGAGCCGAAGCTGTCCACGCTGCCCGCCAAGGATCGCGCGGCGCTTCTGGTGCCCATCGCGGCGCTGGCGCTGCTGACCTGTATCATCGGTCTCTTTCCGGAGCCGTTCGTGATCTTTGCCGAGCGGGCCGCGGATCAATTGCTGAACCCGCAATCCTACATTGATGCCGTATTGGGAGGTGCGAACGGATGA
- a CDS encoding Na+/H+ antiporter subunit C, translated as MELLVAIMVGVLAAAAVHLMLARNVLRFLFGLILLSNAANLTIFVSGRLTPESPPLIPYGSQVPVDGVANALPQALVLTAIVIGFGLFAFALTLVYRAYQNLGTLNSDEMRLAEPVEDTPSDAKAVAEKQYIARDAATRGADQ; from the coding sequence ATGGAACTTCTCGTCGCGATTATGGTGGGCGTGCTCGCCGCCGCCGCCGTGCATCTTATGCTGGCGCGCAATGTGTTGCGCTTCCTGTTCGGGCTGATCCTGCTGTCGAATGCCGCCAACCTGACGATCTTCGTCTCGGGTCGGCTGACGCCGGAATCCCCGCCCTTGATCCCCTATGGATCACAGGTGCCGGTGGACGGCGTGGCCAATGCTCTGCCGCAAGCGTTGGTCCTGACAGCCATCGTCATCGGCTTTGGTCTTTTTGCCTTCGCCCTGACGCTGGTCTACCGCGCCTATCAGAACCTTGGCACGCTGAATTCTGACGAAATGCGTCTGGCCGAGCCGGTGGAAGACACACCGTCGGACGCGAAAGCCGTGGCTGAAAAGCAATACATCGCCCGCGATGCAGCGACCCGGGGGGCGGATCAATGA
- a CDS encoding Na+/H+ antiporter subunit B: MMNSIILNAATRLLTALLLLFSIYMLLRGHNLPGGGFIGGLIGSTGFILYAIAQGSEATRGALKYEPQNIAMIGLGIALAAGVYAVFFGDAFFEGQWWFIGDRASGDYIPISTVLFFDIGVYLVVFGSILTLVLALEDEV; the protein is encoded by the coding sequence ATGATGAACTCCATCATCCTCAACGCCGCCACACGGCTGCTCACGGCACTGCTGCTGCTGTTCTCGATCTACATGCTGTTGCGTGGTCACAACCTGCCGGGTGGTGGCTTCATCGGCGGGCTGATCGGATCGACCGGCTTCATCCTCTACGCCATTGCCCAAGGCTCCGAGGCCACACGTGGGGCGCTGAAATATGAACCGCAGAACATCGCCATGATCGGCCTCGGCATCGCGCTGGCCGCGGGTGTTTACGCAGTTTTCTTCGGCGATGCGTTCTTTGAGGGCCAATGGTGGTTCATCGGCGATCGCGCCAGCGGAGATTACATCCCGATCTCCACCGTCCTTTTCTTCGATATCGGAGTGTACCTCGTGGTCTTCGGCTCGATCCTCACCCTTGTCCTCGCGCTGGAGGATGAAGTCTGA
- a CDS encoding putative monovalent cation/H+ antiporter subunit A, with amino-acid sequence MATGGAEVPRVAGGPAGWMSVVVPAALFLWFAQFLPAVAAGETPLIGIDWVPSMDVRLEMLIDGLSLTFALLITGIGTLVTLYSTRYLGNHPEYPRFVLYLLTFMVGMLGLVLADNLIALFVFWEVTTISSYLLIGFTSDSAKSRRSALQALLVTGTGGLALLAGMILLGAAAGTYSLTEIRGMGDAIRQHDLYIPILILFLAGAFTKSAQFPFHFWLPNAMAAPTPVSAYLHSATMVKGGVYLMARMNPTLGGTEPWFWALVIAGGFTTVFASVLAIRQTDIKQVLAYTTLMALGALTLFIGAGSSDAIKAAMLFLVVHSLYKAALFLMIGIVDNQTGTREVAHLRGLARKMPITFFAGALAAISMAGIPPFVGFIGKEFLYKAGLEIDTAGLWIIGTIFAASVLMFVAAGISVARPFLGRLPDRFKDTTEGPISMWLGPIILGALSLYFGIFADIPEVWLVGPATDAVYGSDVSVDLYLFREVNDAFILSLVTFGVGFILYLLHGRIRDLLAAVFSANPIKFDPGWDRTLDGLKALAAWQTRHLQSGVLQRYIFITFATFAGVIGATLYIQDALNFRVDVAAELDDLLFKHWAVLLFITAGALLTALTQSRMTAIAALGVVGIGVALIFIMFSAPDVAITQLLVETLIVVLVAVAMLKLPHLSTRTDEPHRPVHAALAVSVGVLTTLVLVAVLQGDFDLRLTEYFNETSWPEAFGSNIVNVILVDFRALDTFGEIAVVVVAALSAYALLRGTRYGTIREDGEPQIVVTSDVSSSKPEDRA; translated from the coding sequence GTGGCAACAGGCGGGGCAGAGGTGCCACGGGTCGCAGGTGGTCCGGCTGGATGGATGTCCGTCGTGGTCCCGGCGGCCTTGTTTTTGTGGTTTGCGCAGTTCCTGCCAGCCGTCGCCGCCGGTGAGACGCCGCTGATCGGGATCGACTGGGTCCCGTCGATGGATGTCCGGTTGGAAATGCTGATCGACGGTCTGTCCCTGACCTTCGCGCTTTTGATCACCGGCATCGGCACTCTTGTGACGCTCTATTCTACGCGGTATCTGGGCAATCACCCGGAATATCCGCGCTTTGTCCTGTACCTGCTGACCTTCATGGTCGGCATGCTGGGTCTGGTGCTGGCCGATAACCTGATCGCGCTTTTCGTGTTTTGGGAGGTGACGACCATCTCCTCCTACCTGCTGATCGGCTTCACGTCTGACAGTGCGAAGTCGCGTCGGTCGGCGTTGCAGGCGCTACTCGTGACCGGCACAGGTGGTCTGGCGCTTCTGGCGGGGATGATCCTTCTGGGCGCTGCGGCGGGCACCTATTCCCTGACCGAGATCCGCGGCATGGGCGACGCGATCCGCCAGCATGATCTCTACATCCCGATCCTGATCCTGTTCCTCGCGGGGGCCTTCACCAAATCCGCGCAATTCCCGTTCCACTTCTGGTTGCCCAACGCTATGGCCGCGCCCACGCCCGTTTCGGCCTACCTGCATTCGGCGACGATGGTGAAGGGCGGCGTCTACCTGATGGCGCGGATGAACCCGACCCTTGGCGGGACGGAGCCATGGTTCTGGGCATTGGTCATCGCGGGCGGGTTCACGACCGTTTTCGCGTCCGTGCTTGCCATCCGCCAGACCGACATCAAACAGGTGCTGGCCTACACGACCCTCATGGCGCTTGGCGCGCTGACGCTGTTCATTGGCGCAGGTAGCAGCGATGCGATCAAGGCGGCGATGCTGTTCCTGGTGGTCCATTCGCTTTATAAGGCCGCGCTCTTCCTGATGATCGGCATCGTTGACAACCAGACCGGCACGCGGGAGGTCGCACACCTGCGCGGCCTTGCGCGCAAGATGCCGATCACCTTCTTCGCAGGCGCGTTGGCCGCGATTTCCATGGCCGGTATCCCGCCCTTCGTGGGCTTTATCGGCAAGGAATTCCTCTACAAGGCGGGACTTGAGATCGACACGGCGGGCCTGTGGATCATCGGCACGATCTTCGCGGCCTCTGTGCTGATGTTCGTGGCCGCAGGCATTTCTGTGGCGCGCCCGTTCCTGGGCCGCCTGCCGGATCGGTTCAAGGACACGACGGAAGGCCCAATCTCCATGTGGCTTGGCCCGATTATCCTCGGCGCTCTGTCGCTTTACTTCGGTATCTTTGCTGACATCCCGGAGGTTTGGCTGGTCGGCCCTGCGACGGACGCGGTCTACGGCAGCGACGTGTCGGTAGATCTTTATCTGTTCCGGGAGGTCAATGACGCCTTCATCCTGTCGCTCGTCACCTTCGGTGTCGGCTTCATCCTCTACCTGCTCCACGGCCGCATCCGCGACCTGCTCGCCGCGGTTTTCTCGGCCAATCCCATCAAGTTCGACCCCGGTTGGGACCGCACGCTGGACGGCCTCAAGGCGCTCGCCGCCTGGCAGACGCGCCACCTGCAATCGGGCGTCTTGCAGCGCTACATCTTCATCACCTTCGCCACCTTCGCCGGGGTGATCGGGGCCACGCTCTACATCCAGGACGCGCTGAACTTCCGCGTGGATGTCGCGGCAGAGCTTGACGATCTGTTGTTCAAACACTGGGCGGTTCTGCTGTTCATCACCGCAGGCGCGCTGCTGACCGCGCTGACCCAATCGCGCATGACCGCCATTGCGGCACTTGGGGTCGTGGGCATCGGCGTGGCGCTGATCTTCATCATGTTCTCCGCCCCCGACGTGGCGATCACCCAGCTTCTGGTGGAGACGCTGATCGTTGTCCTTGTGGCGGTTGCGATGTTGAAGTTGCCGCATCTCTCGACCCGCACAGATGAGCCGCATCGCCCGGTCCATGCCGCGCTGGCCGTCAGCGTTGGCGTGCTGACCACGCTGGTGCTGGTGGCCGTCTTGCAGGGGGACTTTGACCTGCGCCTGACCGAATATTTCAACGAGACATCCTGGCCCGAGGCCTTTGGCAGCAATATCGTCAACGTCATCCTCGTGGACTTCCGCGCCCTTGATACGTTCGGTGAGATCGCCGTTGTCGTGGTGGCTGCGCTCTCGGCCTACGCTCTTTTGCGCGGCACGCGCTACGGCACGATCCGGGAAGACGGTGAGCCGCAGATTGTCGTCACATCCGACGTCTCCTCCTCCAAGCCGGAGGACCGGGCATGA
- a CDS encoding hydrogen peroxide-inducible genes activator, with product MHNTTLPFTLRQLRYLAALEDMRHFREAAEACGISQPSLSVQIKSLEDALGLTLVERGRGPVRLTHAGREVSRRAREILDAGQGILDLSATLQSGLGGTLRMGTSTTLGPYLMPHVVGDLHRSHPDLRLYIRENAPRNLVRELNDGTHDLILTQLPVQGARLTSTRLFREPLGLAMPVDHALSEASNIDGPDLEGQSILSLSPAYALHDQINALCVETGAQMSRDYEGTSLDALRQMVALDMGLTFLPALYVRSEIEGRAQDVVVRPFRGRKFFRSIGLVWRSSSGAAPAFERLAGAIRDTARRFPELVLEG from the coding sequence GTGCACAATACGACCCTCCCCTTCACTCTGAGACAGCTCCGCTATCTCGCGGCGCTTGAAGATATGCGCCATTTCCGCGAGGCGGCAGAGGCGTGTGGCATTTCGCAACCGTCCCTGTCGGTGCAGATCAAATCCCTGGAAGACGCCCTTGGCCTGACCCTGGTCGAGCGTGGCCGCGGCCCCGTGCGCCTGACCCATGCGGGCCGCGAAGTGTCGCGCCGCGCACGCGAGATCCTGGACGCGGGCCAGGGCATTCTGGACCTGTCGGCGACACTGCAATCAGGGTTGGGGGGCACGTTGCGCATGGGCACCTCTACCACGTTGGGGCCCTATCTGATGCCCCATGTGGTGGGCGACCTGCATCGCTCTCACCCGGATCTGCGGCTCTATATCCGCGAAAACGCCCCCAGGAATCTGGTGCGGGAACTCAATGACGGCACCCACGATCTGATCCTGACGCAATTGCCGGTCCAGGGCGCACGCCTGACCTCCACGCGTCTGTTCCGGGAACCTCTGGGCCTCGCGATGCCGGTCGATCATGCGCTGTCAGAGGCCAGCAACATCGACGGGCCGGATCTTGAGGGGCAGTCGATCCTGTCGCTGTCGCCTGCCTATGCCCTGCATGATCAGATCAATGCACTGTGCGTGGAGACCGGCGCGCAGATGTCCCGGGATTACGAGGGCACGTCGCTGGATGCGCTGCGGCAGATGGTGGCGCTGGATATGGGGCTGACGTTTCTACCCGCGCTCTACGTCCGGTCCGAGATCGAAGGGCGTGCGCAGGACGTTGTCGTACGACCGTTCCGGGGGCGAAAATTCTTCCGATCCATCGGGTTGGTCTGGCGGTCATCATCGGGCGCGGCCCCGGCATTCGAGCGGTTGGCGGGCGCGATCCGCGACACCGCGCGTCGCTTCCCGGAACTGGTTCTGGAAGGTTAA
- a CDS encoding Ldh family oxidoreductase → MNDTYDLSDLEMLAKDCLTRAGVGDATARVVAQDVALAEAYGDAESGFEALLRDIRLVRYGRIYADAKVNISTPTPAVIRVDAGHGFAAFALAEALPSVIEAALSQGLAMVHLTRASDPGSMARAMAEIAAAPLAAVGLRPHGKAVAIRPMGRQVLPLDTGAQTMLSSLLTLAPPTPDMPLGGPVEESSWLTVLDPTVTAAEELLSHLPDVNTAPAAQGIAVAPELLAQIVNA, encoded by the coding sequence ATGAACGATACCTATGACCTCTCCGATCTGGAGATGCTGGCCAAAGATTGCTTGACCCGAGCGGGTGTTGGCGATGCGACAGCCCGTGTTGTGGCCCAGGACGTGGCGCTTGCTGAAGCCTATGGCGATGCGGAAAGTGGCTTTGAAGCGCTGTTGCGCGACATCCGGCTGGTCCGCTATGGGCGGATTTACGCGGATGCAAAGGTTAATATCTCGACCCCGACCCCTGCCGTGATCCGCGTGGATGCGGGCCACGGATTTGCCGCCTTCGCGCTCGCCGAGGCCCTGCCCTCCGTCATCGAGGCCGCCCTGAGCCAGGGCCTGGCAATGGTCCATCTGACGCGGGCCAGCGACCCGGGCTCCATGGCGCGCGCGATGGCAGAGATCGCCGCAGCGCCCCTGGCGGCTGTGGGTCTGCGCCCCCACGGCAAGGCCGTCGCCATCCGCCCGATGGGTCGCCAGGTCCTGCCGCTGGATACCGGCGCGCAAACGATGCTGTCGTCTCTTCTGACACTCGCGCCGCCGACGCCCGACATGCCCCTTGGCGGGCCGGTGGAGGAATCCAGCTGGCTCACGGTGCTGGATCCCACCGTCACCGCAGCCGAGGAGCTGCTGTCGCATCTGCCCGACGTCAATACCGCCCCTGCCGCCCAGGGCATCGCCGTGGCGCCGGAGTTGCTGGCGCAGATCGTGAACGCCTAA
- a CDS encoding LysR family transcriptional regulator, protein MSPVVLKGVTLRGLEVFETLARTGSVAATAADLGMSAPAVSQQMKNLSTALGVDLVDASRRPMVVTPAGRLFLVKAKEALRALRAGQRDLKALDLSDMESLSLGVIEDFENEVTPLLATRLAEAMSQCAFVLQTGASHVLQARIAARELDMVICAAGDVAPRGTIALPLLDDPYILAVPKGVSVSRGLASLSDLPFLRRDLDQVMGQQIEAYLERAGQTPPRRFEMDSNQSISALVAAGTGWTITTALSLARAGRFASGIEAHPLPGEAMARQIVLYATSDWAGGIPDQISDLARELIGLHFTDPGLEQMPWLGSQFRVL, encoded by the coding sequence ATGTCGCCGGTGGTGCTGAAAGGGGTCACGCTGCGCGGGTTGGAGGTGTTCGAGACGTTGGCCCGCACCGGGTCGGTCGCCGCAACGGCCGCCGATCTGGGCATGAGCGCGCCCGCCGTATCACAACAGATGAAGAACCTGTCGACCGCATTGGGCGTCGATCTGGTCGATGCGTCGCGCCGCCCGATGGTGGTGACGCCCGCCGGACGGCTGTTTCTGGTCAAGGCGAAGGAGGCGTTGCGGGCGCTGCGGGCAGGTCAACGGGATCTGAAAGCGCTGGATCTGAGCGATATGGAATCGCTGTCGCTGGGGGTGATCGAAGATTTCGAGAACGAGGTGACGCCACTTCTGGCGACGCGTCTGGCCGAGGCGATGAGCCAATGCGCCTTTGTGTTGCAGACCGGCGCGAGCCACGTCTTGCAGGCCCGCATCGCCGCGCGCGAGCTGGACATGGTGATCTGTGCCGCCGGTGACGTCGCGCCGCGGGGCACGATTGCGCTGCCGTTGCTGGATGACCCCTATATTCTGGCCGTTCCCAAAGGGGTGTCGGTCAGCCGGGGGCTGGCGTCGCTGAGCGATCTGCCGTTCCTGCGGCGCGATCTGGATCAGGTGATGGGCCAACAGATCGAGGCGTATCTGGAGCGGGCGGGCCAGACCCCGCCCCGGCGGTTTGAGATGGATTCCAATCAATCGATTTCAGCGCTGGTGGCCGCAGGGACTGGCTGGACCATCACCACCGCGCTGTCGCTTGCCCGGGCCGGACGATTTGCCAGCGGGATTGAGGCGCATCCCCTGCCCGGGGAGGCGATGGCTCGCCAGATCGTGCTTTATGCCACGTCCGATTGGGCCGGGGGCATTCCGGACCAGATCTCGGACCTGGCGCGCGAATTGATCGGGCTGCATTTCACGGACCCGGGGCTGGAGCAAATGCCCTGGCTTGGCAGTCAATTTCGAGTTTTGTGA
- a CDS encoding carbohydrate ABC transporter permease, whose product MSDTPRAMRQPFGLKLGSAAFLAFWCLLAAFPIVWITLMSFKSPVDAFAANPFDVILGPVTRDRGNGLSVLDLIFGIVVLFFAIKLAFSWLPGRVAQWSPAGQVWAGWIIGVMAYAVAFIFAFFLILPAILGVLNPILGPLGTPIIGLTTEHYQTIWVERGFYNNFINSLIVTGGTVTISLTVGTLAGYGLARSGSNIAFWLLILALIFRALPHSVLLAGYLPVFVNSAEILRPILGDNAPTLYGQPLAVIAVLVSINQPFTIWMLRSFFQNIPNELDEAARVDGCTHFQAFRWVIMPVMWPGVITTGLFSFLLAYNDYLITALLLDGTNQTMVPAIAGFFNRETTTTDQVVAVAAAVSIIAPLFLLVMVFQRQIVSGLTAGAVKG is encoded by the coding sequence ATGAGCGACACCCCTCGCGCCATGCGCCAACCTTTCGGCCTGAAGCTGGGCTCGGCTGCCTTTCTCGCCTTCTGGTGCCTTCTGGCGGCCTTCCCCATCGTCTGGATCACCCTGATGAGCTTCAAGTCGCCGGTGGATGCCTTCGCGGCCAATCCGTTCGACGTGATCCTCGGCCCCGTGACCCGGGATCGCGGCAATGGCTTGTCGGTCCTCGACCTGATCTTCGGCATCGTGGTGCTGTTTTTCGCGATCAAACTGGCGTTCAGCTGGCTGCCCGGCCGCGTCGCGCAGTGGAGCCCGGCAGGACAGGTCTGGGCCGGGTGGATCATCGGCGTCATGGCCTATGCAGTGGCCTTCATCTTCGCGTTTTTTCTGATCCTGCCCGCGATCCTGGGGGTGCTGAACCCGATCCTGGGCCCCCTCGGCACGCCGATTATCGGCCTGACGACCGAGCATTATCAGACCATCTGGGTGGAGCGGGGGTTCTACAACAACTTCATCAACTCCCTGATCGTGACCGGTGGAACCGTGACCATCTCGCTCACCGTCGGCACGCTGGCGGGCTACGGCCTCGCGCGGTCGGGCTCCAACATCGCCTTCTGGCTCCTGATCCTGGCGCTGATCTTCCGGGCACTGCCGCATTCGGTCTTGCTGGCAGGCTACCTGCCTGTCTTCGTGAACTCCGCCGAGATCCTGCGCCCGATCCTGGGGGACAACGCACCAACACTCTACGGCCAGCCCCTCGCGGTGATTGCCGTGCTGGTCTCGATCAACCAACCCTTCACGATCTGGATGCTGCGCTCATTCTTCCAGAACATCCCCAATGAGCTGGACGAGGCCGCCCGCGTGGACGGCTGCACGCACTTTCAGGCGTTCCGCTGGGTCATCATGCCCGTTATGTGGCCGGGTGTGATCACCACGGGCCTGTTCTCGTTCCTTCTCGCCTATAACGATTACCTGATCACGGCGCTTCTACTGGACGGCACGAACCAGACCATGGTTCCGGCCATCGCGGGCTTCTTCAACCGTGAGACGACGACAACCGACCAGGTGGTCGCTGTTGCCGCAGCCGTGTCGATCATCGCACCGCTCTTCCTGCTGGTCATGGTCTTCCAGCGCCAGATCGTCAGCGGCCTCACGGCGGGTGCGGTCAAGGGCTAG